The Candidatus Binataceae bacterium genome segment CCCTCAGGCCACGCGCGCCAGTCAACTGCGCGACCTGATCGCACCTTCGTTCGACTTCGCCGCGATGTCGCGCTCGGCGCTCGGCTATCACTGGAAGTCGCTGAATCCTGCCCAGCGCGCCGACTTCACGCAAACTTTCACCGGTTTTATTGAAGCCGCCTACGGGAGCAAAATCGGCGACTACCACGGTCAGCAGGTCAATTTTATCAAACAGACCTCGCTCGGTAACGGCTATTTTCAGGTTTTCTCCCAGATCGTCCAGCCGGGGGGTAAGGCTCCCGTGCCGGTAAATTATCTGGTCGAACAAAAAGACGGACAATGGAAAGTCTACGATGTCACCGTCGATGACATCAGCATCATCGCCAACTATCGGACGCAGTTTAATCGCGTGATCAACGAAAATGGCTTCGATAAGCTGCTCGCCGATCTGAAGGCCAAGCAGCAGCAACTCAATCAGACGAAGAGCGGGTAATCCGGGCGCACGGCCGTCGCACGTTTTTTCGATGACACTCAAGTTTTGCGCGCTATGATTGCGCCTGGCTTAGCGCGGAGGTTAGGGGAAAGAGTGGAAGTGAAGCGAAGTTTTGCGGCGATGGCCGCGCTGGCGATGGTTCTCGGTTTCGCTCGGCAGTCCGCGCTCGCGGAGGATCAGGAACCGCCGCATCCGCCCGGCGAGAGCACCCAGGTTTACAGCGACCCATGGGCGCCGTTTAACGAGAAAATGTTCTCGTTCAACCTCAAGCTGGATCACTACGTCCTCCATCCGGTGGCCAAGGGTTATGCCGCGGTGGCCCCGGTGATCGTGCGCGAAAGCGTGGGTCGTTTCTTCAACAACGTCAATTTCATTCCGCGCGTCGCCAATAACCTCTTCCAGCTCCGCTTTCCTCAGGCCGGCGACGAGCTCCTGCGCTTTGGCATTAACACCACTCTGGGCATCGCCGGAGTATTTGACCCGGCCGACCGCTGGTTTGGCATCAAACCTAACCCGAACGATCTGGGCCTGACCTTCGGTCATTACGGGATCAGCCCCGGGCCATACCTGGTATTACCCTTCCTCGGACCCTTCACGGTTCGCGATGCGATCGGCTCCGCTGGCGATCAGGCGATGTGGCCCTTGCCCTATTTCGTGCCTTGGTACGTCTCGATCCCAACCGATGCGGGCAAGGGTGTCATCGAGGCGGTCAATTATCGCTCGCTGCACCTCGATCTCTTCGAGGACGTTGACCGCTATGCGGTCGACTTGTACGGCGCGGTCGAGGACGGCTATATGCAGAAGCGCGCCGCCGAGTTGAAGGCGCTGGATTAGCCGCGCCGCCATCAGCCTCTTAGACCTCGCCGCGAGTGCGTAACGCTAGCGGAGCACTACCGCGCGGAGCGAGCACCGGGGCCAGCGGAGTCTGCGCGCGCTGCGTCAGGATTCTTAAATTCGCGGCTAGGTTTTTTCTTCGGCATCGTCCGAGGGCTTTTGTAATTTCCGCGCGCGCTCAGAAGACGCGCCCCTTCTTTACCGCCGGCCACGCGCCATGTTGAAATTACCCAATCACTACAGCCCGCCAGGAGGTTCGGATGGAAACGATTCGCTTCGATGACGTCGAGCAGTTGCGCAAGAAAATCAGCACGGAATTCGGTCCGTGGAGCGCACCGATCGCCGTCCCGCAGGAGAAAATCAATCAGTTCGCCGACGTCACCGGCGACCATCAGTGGATTCACATCGATCTCGAGCGCGCCAAACGCGAGAGTCCGTTCGGCGGCCCGGTCGCGCACGGCTTCCTGACCCTGAGCATGTTGCCGGCCTTTGAGATAGACAATGGCTGGAAGGTCGCGGGCTACCGCAACGTCGTCAACTACGGCGCCAACAAGCTGCGCTTCATCTCGCCGGTCCCGGCCGGCGCCAGCGTCCACGCCCGCCAGCGGATCCTCGGCGTCGAGGCCAAGCCGCAAGGCACGCAGCTCACGGTCGAAAGTCAGGTCCAGGTGGTCGGCGGCGACAAGCCGGCGCTGATTTACGAGGGCATCTTCCTGTACGTGCGCTAGCCAGACGCTAGCGGAACGAAGTGGAGCGAGCAGGCGAGTCTGCGAGCTGCGTCAAGATTCCCCGTTGAAAACCTTCTTTCAAAAGCGTACCCGCGGATGAACGAGGCCCATCTGCTCGTCATCGAAGACGAGGTCCGGCTGCTCAATCATCTGTGCCGCGGGCTCGGCGAAGCGGGTTTCACTGTGATGAGCGCCGGCAGTGCGGAAGCGGCTGAACGCGCGGTCGCGACCGGCGAGTTCTCGGCGATCGTTCTCGATCTGCGGCTGCCCGGCAAGGACGGCTTGGAATTTTTGCGCGGTCTGCGCGCGGCCGGCAATGCCATTCCCGTGCTAATCTTGACGGCGCGCAGCAGCCTTGAGGAGCGCGTCAGCGGCTTGGACGCGGGCGCGGACGACTACCTGGCCAAGCCCTTCGCCTTTGCCGAGCTGGTGGCGCGGATTCGCGCGCTGATCCGGCGTCAAACCGCGGCGCCGCAGCCGCGGCTGCGCTTCGCCGATCTCGAATTCGATCCGGTCAAGCGTCGCGCCCGACGCGGAACGCGCGAACTCAACCTCTCGCCCAAAGAGACCATCCTGCTGGAACTTCTGATGCGCAATGCGGGCCAGGCCGTCACCCGCGCCATGATTGCCGAGGTCGTCTGGGGCCCCGGCTACAACGATTTCACCAATCTGATCGAGGTCTTCGTCAATCGCCTGCGGAGTAAAATCGGCATCGACGGCGATGAGCCGCTGATCGCTACGATCCGCGGCGTCGGCTATTCGATGCGGCCGCCGCCGGGGGGCGGCGAAGTCTCCGGCGCGCGGCCAAAGTCGGGGGGCGGCGTAGTTTCTGACGCGCGGCCAAAGTCATGACGATCCGGCTGCGCCTGACGCTCTACTGGGCCGCCGTGCTGGCTGTCATTCTGATTCTGTCCGGCGCCGCCGTGCTGCTCCTGTTTGCGCGTGAACAGTGGGGACAGCTCGACAGCGCGCTGCTCGAAGAGGCCGACACCGCGAGCGCAACGATCCAGCAAAACGACGGCGCTACCGCGGCGACGATCGTGCGCGCGCTCAGCGCCGAGCGCGATCTCGGCCCGGCGCGCCGCGTCCGGCTGACATGCGGAACCCAGGTGCTCGCTGATTCTGGCGACGCACGCGCGGATCTGCCGGCGGCGCCTAGCCCGGCGCGGCGCCAGATCGTCAACGGGCGCCACCGTGTCTACCGCTTCGCCGCGATGCCGTTGCGGCTCGCCGGGCGGCCCGCCCTTCTGCTCGACGGCGTCGATGCGCGTCCGATCCGCGCCTCGATCGCGCGGCTGCGGCGCAATCTGCTCGTAGCGCTGCCGCTGATCCTCGCGCTTAGCGTCGCCGGCGGTAGTTGGCTGGCGCGCCGCGCGCTCGAACCGATCAACGCGCTCGCCGCCGGTCTCGGACGGATCGAGCCGCGCGATCTGCAGAGCCGCCTGGCGCGCGCCGCCGTCGAGGACGAGGTCGCGCGCCTGACCGACGCGATCAATTCCCTGCTCGCCCGCGTCGCGCGCGCCACCGAGGCCGAACGCCGCTTCGCTGCCGACGCCGCCCACGAGCTGCGCACGCCCTTGGCCGTGCTGCGCGCCGGACTCGAAGTCGCGCTTGCGCATCCGCGCCCCGCTGCTGAGTACGCCGACGCGCTGGCCGCCTCGCTGCGCGAAACCGTGGCCTTGTGCCGGATGGCCGACGAGCTGCTCACGTTGGCGCGGCTCGATCATGACGGCGCACTGGCGCGCAGTCCGTTGAATCTCTGCACGCTGCTGCAGGAAGTGATCGACGCGGTCGAGCCCCTGCTTGAAGCCAAACAACTCGAATTGCGCAGCGCGCTGGGCACCGCCTTGATCGTCAACGGCAATGCGGATTACTTGCGCCGCTTGATCGTCAACCTGCTCGACAATGCGCTCAAGTTCGCCCCGCCAGGCGGCTGGGTCGCCATAGCCCTGACGAGCCATGACGGCGTGGCGACGCTGCGGTTTGCCGATAGCGGCCCCGGTATTGCCGCGGCAGACCTGCCGCGCATTTTCGATCGCTTCTTTCGCGGAACCTCGACAACTCAGCCCGGCAACGGCCTTGGCCTCAGCCTCTGCCGCGAGATCGCGCGGCTTCACGCCGGTGAGATTCGCGTGGCAAACCTCGCGGGCGGGGGCGCCGAGTTCGTCGTCACGCTCCCGCTCGCCGCGGCAATGCGAGCTTAACGTTTATTAATTAGCGAGCCGCTCTGCCGGTCGTTAGGATCGGCGGATGATGCGAACCTCAGCCGTCGTCTTCGGCGCCGCGATCGTGGCGGCGCTCAGCTCTGTATGCATCAGCGCGCGTGCGTCGGAACCTCTGACGCTAAAGGAAGCGATTGGCCGCGCGCTCGCCTATGCACCCGCCGCCGCGATCGCCGGCGCGCAGGCGGAGTTCAGCGACGCCAGAGCCGACGAGGCGCGTGCGCCGCTATTTCCATCGGTCTTTGCGAATGGCGAGTACAATCAAGCGCCCGGCTACGATAAGACCATCAGCAACGGCGGGCTGACCCTCGCCCAACTCGCGCTCGATTACACGGTGTTCGATGGCGGCCGGCGCGCGGATTTGTTGAAGGCCGCGCGTTACGCCGCGCAAGCAACCAGGCTCGGCGTAAATACTGCGCGCGCACAAATTATCTACGCAACAACTGTCGCGTACTACGACCTGCTCCGCGCGCGCACGGCCGAAGCCCAGACCGAGGAGAGCCTGCGGCGGCTCGAACAGTATCTCAGCATTGTGGAGAATCTGCGGGAGAGCGGCCGCGCCATTGCCAACGACGTGTTGAAGACGCGCACCGCGCGCAACACGACTGAACTTGCGCTGGCCGCCGCGCACCAGTCCGCCGCACAAGCCGCGATCGTGCTCGGCGCGTTGATTGGTGCGCCGGACCCGGCGACCATCCAGGTAGCTGCGGTCGCGGATCTGCCGTCGCCCCCGGCCGGCGATGTGGCCCGCAGCCCGACCTTCCAGGCCGCGGAGCGCCAGCTCGAATCGACGAAACTAGCTGTCGCTGCCGCTGAGGCCGAGCGCGCGCCCGTGGCAAAACTCGCGCTCACGTCAGGCTGGGAAGGTATTAATCCGCCGAAAACTTTCGGCCATCATCTCGGCGCCTCTTACGATGGCGCGATCAGCGTGCCGATCTTTCAGGGCGGCCTGGTGCGGGCCCATATTGACGAGGCCGTGGCCGCGCAGCGCGTCGCGCTGGCGCAGGTGCGCCAGATCGAGCTCGATCTCACGCGCGATTTCGCTGATGCGCTCGCGCGGTACCAGGGCGCGCGCGCGCAGCTTCGACTGCTGGCGCTGGCGCAAACCACCGTCGACGACTCCTTCGCGCTCGACTGGACCCGCTTTCTGGGCGGCGGCGCCGTCACTCTTTTCGAAGTGCTCGACGCTTATCAGCAGGCGCAAACGCTGCGACTGACGCGAATCGACGATGAGTTCACCGTGCGGCAAACGGCCGCGCAAGCGGCGCTGATCCTGGGTGATGCGCGATGACCGCGCGCGGCGCGTCACCGCGCATCGTGGAATTGGTGCTGGCGCTAGGCCTGCTGCTCGCTGCGGGATGCAACGGCGCGAAGCCGCGCGGCGATGATACGGGCGATGCGGCGCCCAACGTCGTGCTGGCGGTGAGCGGCGCGCGGGTTGTACACATGCCGCTCACTGCCGGCTTGCACCTGCTCGGCACGACCGCTGCGCAGCGCCATCTGACGGTCCGCGCACCGACGGCCGGCCGGATCATCGATTTCGCGCTGAAAAGCGGCGATGCCGTGCACCGCGGCCAGGTCGTTGCCCGCGTGATAAATCGCGAGGTCGAGGCCGCGCAAAATGGCCTGGCCGTGGCCCGTACCCTCGATCCGAGCGAAGCGCCCGCCTTCGCGGCGGCGCTGAAACGCAATCGGGCGCCCGCCGCAATCGCCGTGACGGCGCCCACGGACGCCGTGGTCTTCCAGCCGCTGGTCAGTGATGGCCAGATGGTTGCCGAGTTGGATCCGCTCGCCGACCTGATCGATCCGCGTAGCGTCTATGTCGAGGCGGCGGCGCCGCTGGACGAGCTCGGCAAGCTACGGCCGGGCATGGCCGCGCGAGTCACCTCGCCGCTGGCGGCCGGAGTGCAATATCCCGCCCGCGTCGCCGCCTTTTCGCCGAGTTTCGCCGCGGCCGGCGCCACGGCGCCCGTCAGAATCGAATTCAGCAGCGCTGCGCGAATTACGCTGGCCGGCGCGCCGGTCGAGGTCGCGGTGACGACGGCCTCCGTCGCGGCTGCGATCGTCGTTCCGGTCGCCGCGCTGTTCGACGACGCCACGAGCCACACCAGCTATGTCTTCATCGCGGGCGCCGACGGCATCGCTCATCGCACGACGGTGACGACCGGGATTCGTGTGCCGGGCGAGGTCCAAATCCTCGGCGGCTTGACGCCCGGCGAGGTGGTGATCACCTCGGGCGGCTTTGCATTGTCGGACGGCTTGCATGTGAAGGTCGCGCTCCCTCAGTCATGAGCCGCAGCAACCCCGCCTTGGTCTTATTTCTGGTGCTCGTCGCCTCAGTGATCGGCGGGCTGGCCGCACGCACGATTCCCAGCGCGGTCTTTCCCGAGATTCAGTTCAATCGTGCGATCATCCTGGCCGACGCCGGCGATCTGCCCGCCACGCAGATGTTGGTGACGGTTACGCAGCCGCTCGAGCAAGCCGCCTATGGTGTCATCGGGGTGAGCCTGGTGCGCTCGACGACGACGCGCGGCAGCAGCGAAATCGACGTGACCTTTCTCGAGGGGAGCGACGCGGTGGCGACGTTTCAATTGCTGAGCGGGGCGGTCGCCCAGATCCGCGCAACTCTGCCGGCGAACGCGCACCTTGATACCCGGCTGCTGACCACCGGCACCTTCCCAATCATCGACGTCAGTTTGAGTTCTCCCATTCGCGGTCTCGCCGAGCTGACCGATATCGCCCAGTACGAACTCGCGCCGAGCCTCCATCGGATCGCCGGGGTCTATCGCGTCGAACTCGATGGCGCCAAGCAGCGCGAGTTCGTCGTCCGCCTCGATCCGGCGCAGATGCTCCAGCACGGGCTGACCGCGGCCGACGTCGCGGCAGGCCTCGCGCGCGCTAATGTGATCGAGGCCGCGGGCCGTGTCGACGACGCCCATCGTGCCGTCCTGACCGTGGTGCGCGGCGACTTGCACGATCGCGAGCAGCTCGCCGCGCTGTCGGTCGCGACGGTTAACCATCAACCGGTTTTTCTGCGCGATGTCGCTCAAGTCGAACTCGGGATTGTCGAGGACTATATTCGTACGGCCGACGAAAAGGGTCCCGCGGTGCTGGTGGGAGTCTCGCGGCAGCCCGCAGGCAATACGGTAGAGATTTCCGCGCAGGCGCACGCAATTATTGACGAATTCCGCGCCCGCTATCCTGACGTTCAGTTCTCCTTCTCCTACGATCAGGCCGGTCTGGTGACCGAATCCTTCAACAGTGTCCGCGACGCCATTGTGCTGGGGCTCGCGCTGGCGGTGGTGATCGTTTTCCTGTTCACCTGGAGCTTTCTGAACGCGCTGGTCGCGGCGGTCGTGGTGCCGGGCACGATCGCGATCACCTTCGCGGTGATGAAACTGACCGGCATGACCTTCAACCTGATGACGCTGGGCGGCCTCGCCGCCGGTATCGGGCTGTTTATCGACGACGCGATCGTGATGATCGAATCGATCCATCGTGCGCATAGCGGCGGCGACCGCGGCGCCGCGAGCCTCGCCGACGCACTGCGCGAACTGACGCGGCCGCTGATCGCCTCGACCGCCACGGTGATCGTGGTCTTTGCGCCGCTGGTCTTTGTCTCGGGCGTGACCGGCGTGTTTTTTCGCGCGCTGGCGCTGACCTTGGGCAGCGGGCTTTTCATCTCCCTGCTGCTCGCGCTTTTTTTCACACCCGCGTTCGAACTGCTGATCGAACGCTGGCGGCGTCCCGCGCGTCCGGGCGGCCGCACCGCGGAACTGATTACCAAACTCTATCTATTGAGCGTGCGCCCCTTTTTGCGCGCACCGATCCTCGCGCCGATCCTCGCCGCGCTCGCGCTTGCCGCGACTTTCCTGCTTTACCGGACGATCGGCACCGATTATCTGCCGGCGCTAGATGAAGGCGCCTTCATCCTCGATTACATGACGCCGGCGCAGAGCACGCTCGCGGATACGCAACATTTGCTTGAGCAAATCGAGTCTGTGCTGAAAACTACTCCCGAGGTCGCGGCGTTCGCGCGCCGCACCGGCACACAGCTTGGCTTTTTCCTGACCGAGTCGAACCGCGGCGATATCTCCGTGCGGCTCAAGACGGCTCGCACTCGCGATATCTACGCTGTGATCGACGCGGTCCGCGGGCGGATCTCGAGGACGCTGCCCAACGTCACGATTGAGTTTTCGCAGGTCCTGCAGGACTTGATCGGCGATCTTTCCGGCACACCCGAACCGGTCGCGATCAAAGTCTTCGGCTCCGATCAGGCTACGATCGAAACTACCGCCGGCACGATCGCGGCGCGTCTGCGCGGCATCCCCGGGCTGGTGGACGTCAAGAGCGGGCTCGTCCTGAGCAATCCCGAGGCGGACGTCGTAGTTGATCAGACCGCGCTCGCGCGCTATGGACTCAACGCTGCAGACGTCGTCGCGACGCTCAAGACCGCGATCGAAGGTAACGTCGCCACCGAGATCACGATGGGCGACCGTCTCTATGGCGTGCGCGTACGCTACCCCGCGGATTTCCGTCAGAACCTCACCCTGCTTCCCGAGGTGCTGATGCGGACGCCTGACGGCGGGCTGGTGCCGCTCTCCAGCCTGATGACGCTGGTCTGGAAGGGAGAACGCACGGAGCTGGATCGCGAACGGCTGCGCGCGGTGGTAGACGTCACCGCGCGGGTCGATCAGACCGACCTCGGCACCGCGATCGCGCGCATCAAGGCGAATCTGGCCGGGTTCGCACTTTCGCCCGGTGTGACCCTCGAGTACGGCGGCCTTTACGCCGAGCAACAGAAAGCGTTTCACCAGCTGACACTGGTGCTCCTCGCCGCCATCGTCGCGATGTTTCTGGTGCTGTTATGGGAATTCGGGCGGCTGACACCGGCCGTCGCGATTATGCTCAGCGCGCTGGCCTCGCTGGCCGGCAGCTTCGCCGCTCTGACGCTCACGGGCCTCACGCTCAACATCTCGTCCTTCATGGGGATCATCATGGTGGCGGGTATCACCGCGAAGAACGGCATCCTGCTGCTCGACCATGCCGAGCGTTCTACGGCCCCGGATGGACGAACCGCGCTGATCGAAGCGGCGCAGATTCGCTTCCGTCCGATTCTGATGACCACGCTGGCGACCGCGGCCGGCCTGCTGCCGCTCGCTTTAGGACTGGGCGCGGGCGCGAAGGTGCAGCAGCCGCTGGCCGTCGCGGTAATCGGCGGGTTGGTCTTCGCGCTGCTGCTCTCGACCTCGCTGGCCGGCGGCATCTACTTGATGGGCGGCGCACCGCGCGGCGATAAGGAAAACTAAGGGTCGGCGCGCGAGGACGTGAGATTGCGGCCGAAGGCGGAGACCTCCGTCTGCCACTGTTCGCCAAAGGCCAGGATTAGCACCTGCTGATTGATGTGCTCGTCCTTGGTCAGGCTTTTCCAGACCCCGCCGCCCGCCGCCGCCATCGCCTGATACGCGGCCTGTGTCTGGGCGTAGAAACTTGGCATATTCTCGATCGCGCCCGGCGGGGGTTTGATCCCTTGCGCCGCGTACCACTCGATGATGAAACGCTCGTGCTCCTCGCGCGTCACATCCACCGTGTTGAAGGCGCCGTTCTCGGCGCGAAACCGGCGAATCTCCTCGAGCACCGGCTCGTAGTCCTCATTGAACGGCGGCGTGTCGCCGACCAGCACGATCACCTTGCGGGTGCCCGGCTTCCAGCCCATCCGATCAATCGAAGTGCGCACCGCGCCGAGCAGGTCCTCCTGCCATTCGCCGCCGTTATGCGCCTTGATGCTCTCAAGAAACCCGATCAGCTTGTCGGGCGAAACCGTCAGTGGCTGGACCTCGATCGGCTCGCCGCGGCCGCCGTACACAACTATCCCGATGCGCGCAGCCGGCACGAGCCGATGGATCGAGAGCACCAACTGGCGCATCTTGTCCTTGGCGTCCGCCATCACCCGCAACATCGAGCCGGTGCCGTCGATCACCAGCGTCACTTCGAACCCGGACTTGCGCAATCCCGCGATAAACCCGCCGAAGCCGGCGCCGACGCCACGCCCATAGCCGGCGCCGATACCGCCTCCGCGACCGGCGCCGATCCCCCCGCCGGCGACGCTGCGCACATAATGGCTCGCGCTCGTGATCGTCGCCGAGCTTTGCGAAGCGACTACCGGCCGCTCGATCGGGATCGGCATTCGCATCTGCGGCATCGGCATCTCCGGCATGTCCAACTGCTTGAGCTCCTGCGTGCCGCCGCCCCCGCCGGCTTGCAGTTTGACCATGATGAGATTGCGCCCGGCCTGCAGATGCACGCCCCACAGCAGCGCCAGAATGATCGCGACATGCAACGCAATCGAAATCTCGAAGGGTCCCTCGATGAAGCGAAAGACATTCCAGACCGATCGCCGCTGGCCGCCGAGCAGTGGGTCTTCGTCATTGTCGGCAGGCTGATCTTTAGTTCGCGCCCACGCCCGCCGATAGATAAGAAGCGCGGCCACCACGACGACGGCAAGCGCGATCGCCGCGGCGGCCACTATGATCGTCAACGACATCAGGGTTCGCCCGCAGGCGCAACCGGCTCGGGCGCGGGACCAGCCCCGGGGGTGATCGACTCGGGCGCCGGCGCATTTACCGCCGGCGCGCCCAGGTCTGCGGCTGGCGGACCGTTGACGCCCGAAACCGCCAGTGCGATCTGATCCGCGCCGGCCCGCTTGGCAATATCGACGATGCGCACCGCGTCACCGAGGATAACTTTGGGATCGCCGTCGAAGACCACGACCTTCTTCGTGGTTTGCGCCAACGCAGCGCTGACCGCCGCGCCCAAAGCGTTTTCCGTGACGGACTTCTGATTGACGAAAATCTGATGGTCGGCGGTGTACGTTACCGTGACCCCGCGCGCCTCCGGAGGCTGATTGGGCGCGTCGAGCCGCGGCAGATCGACATGCGCGGCGGACTCGATCGTGAGCGCGGTCGCAACCATAAAGATGATCAGCAGGACCAGGAAGATGTCGGTCAACGGCGTGATGTTGATCGATGCGAAGATTCCGCCTTCGTCGCCGCTCGGAATCGCCATACTTTGATCCTGGATCCTGATCTTGGACGAGGGCCAGCTAAACCGGCTTCATCCGGCGCTCGAGTCGGTAGCCGAACGTTTGGCCGCGATCGCGATTTGATCTGCGCCGGCGGCTTTAGCGATGTCGAGGATGCGCACCATGTCGCCGAGCAGCACCGTGCGATCGCCCTGAAAAATCACAATTTTCGCGTCGACTCGTCCGAGCGCCTCGTGGAGCGCTGCTTCGAATTCCCGCTCGGGCACGTCCTTGGAGTTGACGAAAAGCTCGTGGTTCGCGGTGTAGGTGACGATCACACCCTTGTTCTCGGGCGTGGTCTCCTCGGCCGAGGGCAGGTCTACATGGGTCGCTGATTCCACCGCCACCGAGGCGGTCACCATAAAGATGATCAAGAGGACGAGGAAAATATCCGTCAGCGGCGTGATGTTGATCTCCCAGAACATCCCGCCCTGGCGACCCGGCGTACTAATTGCCAACGGCGGCTCTCCCGGCGATAGCGGCGTCGATCAGCCGGGCCGCACAAATATGGATGGTCGCGTTAATCCGCTCGATCTTCTGCGAAAAATAATTGTAGAAAATGACCGCGATGATCGCGACCACCAGCCCCAGCGCGGTCGAGATCAGCGCCTCCGAGATGCCTGCGGCGACCACCGAAAAACCGCCGGTTCCCATCACCGCCATCGATTGGAAGGCGACCAGAATTCCGACCACCGTGCCGAACAGGCCGATGAACGGCGCCGACGCCCCCGAAGTCGCGAGCACCCAGATCATGCCGCGCAGTTGCTGGAGTTCGGCGAAGCGCCGTTCCTCGTCAATTTCTTCAAGGCGCGGGCGGTCGGCGGATTGCGCCTCCGTCACCAGTTCGTGGAAAATGCGCTCGCCCGCGCTGCGACGGCCTTTCAGATGATCGAGCGCGGCGCCGAATTTACCTTGCTTGAGCGGTCCAATCATCTGCTCGGCGCTGCGTCGCGCCCGCGTCATCACGCCCGCCAGCGCCCACACTCGTTCCAAAATTATGGTTACGCAAAC includes the following:
- a CDS encoding biopolymer transporter ExbD; protein product: MAIPSGDEGGIFASINITPLTDIFLVLLIIFMVATALTIESAAHVDLPRLDAPNQPPEARGVTVTYTADHQIFVNQKSVTENALGAAVSAALAQTTKKVVVFDGDPKVILGDAVRIVDIAKRAGADQIALAVSGVNGPPAADLGAPAVNAPAPESITPGAGPAPEPVAPAGEP
- a CDS encoding vWA domain-containing protein: MSLTIIVAAAAIALAVVVVAALLIYRRAWARTKDQPADNDEDPLLGGQRRSVWNVFRFIEGPFEISIALHVAIILALLWGVHLQAGRNLIMVKLQAGGGGGTQELKQLDMPEMPMPQMRMPIPIERPVVASQSSATITSASHYVRSVAGGGIGAGRGGGIGAGYGRGVGAGFGGFIAGLRKSGFEVTLVIDGTGSMLRVMADAKDKMRQLVLSIHRLVPAARIGIVVYGGRGEPIEVQPLTVSPDKLIGFLESIKAHNGGEWQEDLLGAVRTSIDRMGWKPGTRKVIVLVGDTPPFNEDYEPVLEEIRRFRAENGAFNTVDVTREEHERFIIEWYAAQGIKPPPGAIENMPSFYAQTQAAYQAMAAAGGGVWKSLTKDEHINQQVLILAFGEQWQTEVSAFGRNLTSSRADP
- a CDS encoding MotA/TolQ/ExbB proton channel family protein, coding for MQNQFNIFAMIQQGWYATYPLLIISVVCVTIILERVWALAGVMTRARRSAEQMIGPLKQGKFGAALDHLKGRRSAGERIFHELVTEAQSADRPRLEEIDEERRFAELQQLRGMIWVLATSGASAPFIGLFGTVVGILVAFQSMAVMGTGGFSVVAAGISEALISTALGLVVAIIAVIFYNYFSQKIERINATIHICAARLIDAAIAGRAAVGN
- a CDS encoding biopolymer transporter ExbD yields the protein MAISTPGRQGGMFWEINITPLTDIFLVLLIIFMVTASVAVESATHVDLPSAEETTPENKGVIVTYTANHELFVNSKDVPEREFEAALHEALGRVDAKIVIFQGDRTVLLGDMVRILDIAKAAGADQIAIAAKRSATDSSAG